Proteins encoded within one genomic window of Setaria italica strain Yugu1 chromosome IV, Setaria_italica_v2.0, whole genome shotgun sequence:
- the LOC101780946 gene encoding G-type lectin S-receptor-like serine/threonine-protein kinase RLK1, with translation MTMQVPYTSWSNQSTYKKFILTSTTTLEQCNSSCLEDCFCKAVLIDGSSCMFMGMLTAGKVTQDTSMTALIKIRANTSVPVPDRPPVPASVRSIWFYITIGIAFLLSASIIYILWQINISKMAKRNQPGLRIFTSKELKRATKNKKKELGKGSFGKVYQGKLSYLNPPHVAVKELIGSNEYSEKDFENEVRSIGQIHHCNLVRMIGYCKEGTDRKLVFEYMQGGTLANFIIRSKRPCWSCLSEAAIGIAKGLEYLHEGCNPKIIHCDIKPDNILFDDKHIPKITDFGIAKLLGDQKTQQTFTNTLAGTMPYIAPEWFGVGNVGSKVDVYSFGVVLLEMICCKRAKGKQPPPKDQDPRIMFCLREAESLIRSGRFEELVQGESEALADMESVKRFSHVAIWCLQDSSMRPRMRKVVQMLEGVVKVDPLPDSSMSSIFSPMHPTSSETNPSSSTVHIIQVE, from the coding sequence ATGACAATGCAGGTGCCCTACACTTCCTGGAGTAATCAATCAACATATAAGAAGTttatattaacatctacaacCACATTAGAGCAATGCAATTCCTCCTGCTTAGAAGACTGCTTCTGCAAAGCCGTATTGATCGATGGAAGTAGTTGCATGTTTATGGGGATGCTAACAGCCGGGAAGGTGACACAAGACACCAGCATGACAGCACTGATCAAAATACGAGCAAATACTTCTGTCCCAGTTCCAGACCGACCTCCGGTACCAGCATCAGTGAGAAGTATATGGTTCTACATAACCATAGGTATTGCATTTTTACTTTCAGCCTCTATCATCTATATCCTATGGCAAATCAACATCAGTAAGATGGCTAAAAGGAACCAACCAGGTCTGAGAATTTTCACTAGCAAGGAACTTAAACGAGCaactaaaaacaaaaaaaaggaactgGGCAAAGGAAGCTTTGGCAAAGTATACCAGGGTAAGTTGAGTTATTTAAATCCACCTCATGTCGCAGTAAAGGAACTCATTGGGTCAAATGAATACAGTGAGAAGGATTTTGAAAATGAGGTGAGATCTATCGGCCAGATTCACCACTGCAACCTGGTTCGCATGATTGGGTACTGCAAAGAAGGTACGGACCGGAAGCTGGTCTTCGAGTACATGCAAGGTGGCACCTTAGCCAATTTCATCATCAGGtccaaacggccatgttggagctGCCTCTCAGAGGCGGCAATAGGCATAGCCAAAGGGCTGGAGTACCTACACGAAGGCTGCAATCCAAAAATCATCCACTGCGACATCAAGCCCGACAATATACTATTTGATGACAAACATATACCAAAGATAACAGACTTTGGCATCGCAAAGCTACTTGGAGACCAGAAGACACAGCAAACATTCACCAACACACTTGCAGGTACAATGCCATATATAGCACCTGAATGGTTTGGTGTAGGCAACGTGGGAAGTAAGGTGGACGTGTATAGCTTTGGTGTTGTACTGCTCGAAATGATATGCTGCAAAAGAGCCAAAGGAAAGCAGCCACCTCCTAAAGATCAGGATCCCAGAATCATGTTCTGTTTGAGAGAGGCAGAGAGCTTGATCAGGAGTGGGAGGTTTGAGGAGTTAGTGCAGGGAGAGAGCGAAGCACTGGCAGATATGGAAAGCGTGAAGAGATTCTCACATGTGGCGATCTGGTGCCTGCAGGACTCATCAATGAGGCCAAGGATGCGCAAAGTGGTGCAGATGCTAGAAGGTGTTGTGAAAGTCGACCCTCTGCCTGACTCTTCAATGTCTTCAATCTTCTCTCCTATGCACCCTACCAGCAGTGAGACCAATCCCTCTAGCAGCACAGTTCATATTATCCAAGTTGAATGA
- the LOC101768666 gene encoding probable cellulose synthase A catalytic subunit 1 [UDP-forming], with protein MAANKGMVAGSHNRNEFVTIHHDVDAPAATKPAKSVNGQVCQICGDTVGVSATGDVFVACNECAFPVCRPCYEYERKEGNQCCPQCKTRYKRQKGSPRVHGDEEEEDVDDLDNEFNYKQGNGKGPEWQLHGQGDDADLSSSARHEPHHRIPRLTSGQQISGEIPDASPDRHSIRSPTSSYVDPSVPVPVRIVDPSKDLNSYGLNSVDWKERVESWRVKQDKNMMQVTNKYPEARGGDMEGTGSNGEDMQMVDDARLPLSRIVPISSNQLNLYRIVIILRLIILCFFFQYRVTHPVRDAYGLWLVSVICEVWFALSWLLDQFPKWHPINRETYLDRLALRYDREGEPSQLAPIDVFVSTVDPLKEPPLITANTVLSILAVDYPVDKVSCYVSDDGSAMLTFESLSETAEFARKWVPFCKKHNIEPRAPEFYFAQKIDYLKDKIQPSFVKERRAMKREYEEFKVRINALVAKAQKVPEEGWTMADGTAWPGNNTRDHPGMIQVFLGHSGGLDTDGNELPRLVYVSREKRPGFQHHKKAGAMNALIRVSAVLTNGAYLLNVDCDHYFNSSKALREAMCFMMDPALGRKTCYVQFPQRFDGIDLHDRYANRNIVFFDINMKGLDGIQGPVYVGTGCCFNRQALYGYDPVLTEEDLEPNIVVKSCCGRRKNKNKSYMDSQSRIMKRTESSAPIFNMEDIEEGIEGYEDERSVLMSQRKLEKRFGQSPIFIASTFMTQGGIPPSTNPASLLKEAIHVISCGYEDKTEWGKEIGWIYGSVTEDILTGFKMHARGWQSIYCMPPRPCFKGSAPINLSDRLNQVLRWALGSVEILLSRHCPIWYGYSGRLKLLERLAYINTIVYPITSIPLIAYCVLPAICLLTNKFIIPEISNYAGMFFILLFASIFATGILELRWSGVGIEDWWRNEQFWVIGGTSAHLFAVFQGLLKVLAGIDTNFTVTSKASDEDGDFAELYVFKWTSLLIPPTTVLVINLVGMVAGISYAINSGYQSWGPLFGKLFFSIWVILHLYPFLKGLMGRQNRTPTIVIVWSILLASIFSLLWVKIDPFISPTQKAVALGQCGVNC; from the exons atggcggcgaacAAGGGGATGGTGGCGGGCTCGCACAACCGCAACGAGTTCGTCACGATCCACCACGACGTCGACGCGCCCGCAGCG ACTAAGCCCGCGAAGAGTGTGAATGGGCAAGTATGCCAAATTTGTGGTGACACTGTTGGTGTTTCAGCCACCGGCGATGTCTTTGTTGCCTGCAACGAGTGTGCCTTCCCTGTTTGCCGCCCTTGCTATGAGTATGAGCGCAAGGAGGGTAACCAGTGCTGCCCTCAGTGCAAGACTAGGTACAAGAGACAGAAAG GTAGCCCTAGGGTTCAcggtgatgaggaggaggaagatgttGATGACCTGGACAATGAATTCAACTATAAGCAAGGCAATGGGAAAGGCCCAGAGTGGCAGCTGCATGGTCAAGGAGATGATGCTGATCTGTCTTCATCTGCTCGCCATGAGCCGCATCACCGGATTCCCCGTCTGACAAGTGGGCAGCAG ATATCTGGAGAGATCCCTGATGCTTCCCCTGATCGTCATTCTATCCGCAGTCCAACATCTAGCTATGTTGATCCAAGCGTCCCAG TTCCTGTGAGGATTGTGGACCCCTCAAAGGACTTGAATTCCTATGGGCTTAACAGTGTTGACTGGAAGGAAAGAGTTGAGAGCTGGAGGGTTAAACAGGACAAAAATATGATGCAAGTGACTAATAAATACCCAGAGGCAAGAGGAGGAGACATGGAGGGAACTGGCTCGAATGGTGAAGATATGCAAAT GGTTGATGATGCACGGCTACCTCTGAGCCGTATTGTGCCAATATCCTCAAACCAGCTCAACCTTTACCGGATAGTGATCATTCTCCGTCTTATCATCCTGTGCTTCTTCTTCCAGTATCGTGTCACTCATCCAGTGCGTGATGCTTATGGATTGTGGCTAGTATCTGTTATCTGCGAGGTTTGGTTTGCCTTGTCTTGGCTTCTTGATCAGTTCCCAAAATGGCATCCAATCAACCGTGAGACATACCTTGACAGGCTTGCATTGAG GTATGACAGAGAGGGAGAGCCATCACAGCTGGCTCCCATTGATGTCTTTGTCAGTACAGTGGATCCACTGAAGGAACCTCCATTGATCACAGCCAATACTGTTTTGTCCATTCTTGCTGTGGATTATCCTGTTGACAAAGTGTCATGCTATGTTTCTGATGATGGTTCAGCTATGTTGACTTTTGAGTCTCTCTCAGAAACTGCAGAATTTGCTAGAAAGTGGGTTCCCTTCTGCAAAAAGCACAACATTGAACCAAGAGCTCCAGAATTTTACTTTGCTCAAAAAATAGATTACCTAAAAGACAAAATCCAACCTTCATTTGTTAAGGAAAGGCGAGCAATGAAG AGAGAGTACGAAGAATTCAAAGTAAGAATCAATGCCCTTGTTGCCAAAGCACAGAAAGTGCCTGAAGAGGGTTGGACCATGGCTGATGGAACTGCTTGGCCTGGGAATAATACAAGGGATCATCCTGGCATGATTCAG GTGTTCTTGGGGCACAGTGGTGGGCTTGACACTGATGGAAATGAGTTACCCCGCCTTGTCTATGTATCTCGTGAAAAGAGGCCAGGATTCCAGCATCACAAGAAGGCTGGTGCAATGAATGCACTG ATTCGTGTATCTGCTGTGCTTACAAATGGTGCCTATCTTCTTAACGTGGATTGTGACCACTATTTCAACAGCAGCAAAGCTCTTAGAGAAGCAATGTGCTTCATGATGGATCCTGCACTAGGAAGGAAAACTTGTTATGTACAGTTTCCACAAAGATTCGATGGCATTGACTTGCACGATCGATACGCTAATCGCAACATAGTTTTCTTTGAT ATCAACATGAAAGGTCTAGATGGCATCCAGGGTCCAGTTTATGTGGGAACAGGGTGTTGTTTCAATAGGCAGGCTTTGTATGGCTATGACCCTGTATTGACTGAAGAAGATCTGGAACCTAACATTGTTGTTAAGAGCTGCTGTGGTAGAAGGAAGAATAAGAACAAGAGTTATATGGATAGCCAAAGCCGTATTATGAAGAGAACAGAATCTTCAGCTCCCATCTTCAACATGGAAGACATTGAAGAGGGAATTGAAG GTTATGAGGATGAAAGGTCAGTGCTTATGTCCCAGAGGAAATTGGAGAAACGCTTTGGTCAGTCTCCAATTTTCATTGCATCCACCTTTATGACTCAAGGTGGCATACCACCTTCAACAAACCCAGCTTCTCTACTAAAGGAAGCTATCCATGTCATCAGCTGTGGGTACGAGGACAAAACTGAATGGGGAAAAGAG ATTGGCTGGATCTATGGTTCAGTTACGGAGGATATTCTTACTGGGTTTAAAATGCACGCAAGAGGCTGGCAGTCAATCTACTGCATGCCACCACGTCCTTGTTTCAAGGGTTCTGCACCTATCAATCTTTCCGATCGTCTAAATCAGGTGCTCCGTTGGGCTCTTGGTTCAGTTGAAATTCTGCTTAGCAGACATTGTCCTATCTGGTATGGGTACAGCGGGCGGTTGAAGCTTCTGGAGAGGCTGGCTTACATCAACACCATTGTTTATCCAATCACATCCATTCCACTTATCGCCTATTGCGTGCTTCCTGCTATCTGTCTCCTTACTAATAAATTTATCATTCCTGAG ATTAGTAATTATGCTGGGATGTTCTTCATTCTTCTTTTCGCCTCCATTTTTGCTACTGGTATATTGGAGCTCAGATGGAGTGGTGTTGGCATTGAAGATTGGTGGAGAAATGAGCAGTTTTGGGTTATTGGTGGTACCTCTGCCCATCTCTTCGCCGTGTTCCAGGGTCTGCTGAAAGTGTTGGCTGGGATTGATACCAACTTCACAGTTACCTCAAAGGCATCTGATGAGGATGGCGACTTTGCTGAGCTATATGTGTTCAAGTGGACCAGTTTGCTCATCCCTCCAACCACTGTGCTTGTCATTAACCTGGTTGGGATGGTGGCAGGAATTTCGTATGCCATTAACAGTGGCTACCAGTCCTGGGGTCCGCTTTTTGGAAAGCTGTTCTTCTCAATCTGGGTGATCCTCCATCTCTACCCCTTCCTCAAGGGTCTCATGGGCAGGCAGAACCGCACGCCAACCATTGTCATTGTCTGGTCCATCCTCCTGGCGTCTATCTTCTCCCTGTTGTGGGTGAAgatcgacccttttatctcccCGACGCAGAAAGCCGTTGCTTTGGGGCAATGTGGGGTGAACTGCTGA
- the LOC101769072 gene encoding G-type lectin S-receptor-like serine/threonine-protein kinase LECRK2 has product MPAAALLCFALRRLVPFLAAVLALVQHAGLLPAAEAQANLTAGATLTPPGYITSPSGDFRFGFRALDPDPTKFLLATWFRFGDGSGDSPPQPQSVVWFAKQSSTGSTPVATPQSVLSITADGLVLSDGGTQVLWRVPTPNMFPGSVLTLLDSGNLLFLDDSGKVLWESFSYPTDTLLPSQSLAPSTPTDGKLFSKRADAEFTTGRFSLAVQNDGNIVLYLDLLTGNNADHAYWALQSNSPNVSNTTVTFDDQGRLNYTLHDGTVHSLISPVVRSTVGDGEHFQFARMDPDGIVRAYARPKNGGGNTSWIVSGAFPSDGCGKRTSKLQGMCGPGSYCVETTDRLNCVCPNKYSYTDAQHKDNGCTPEFEPQSCEGGENRGSSEEFTLVELLNTTWETSIYYNKFPSVTEEQCRDYCLSDCFCTAALFIDGSDCAEVAALTNGRQKKSVTTKALIKVRTRDPAAKRRKSAMTYKVITVCLAFLLVITISGLLAWRYYPARNRNRARQQLLSSSVRAFSWKELYQATNGFEKLLGKGSFGKVYLGTMRSPQPHLVAVKKLIDSNEYSEQEFTNEVQSIGQIHHRNLVRMIGYCNEGNHRVLVFEFMPGGSLRSFLFNPEKQPPWRWRAEAALAIARGLEYLHDGCSGPIIHCDIKPDNILLDGHGIPRITDFGISKLLGSQQVHATVTHVRGTRGYIAPEWLRGDARVDTKADVYSFGVVLLEMICCRRCQEQVVPDSDLPEGADADETVTLFGWAAQLVQTRRTELMLRSRHDDADAVDDMERVERFARVALWCIEPNPALRPTMRQVVQVLETSQVRVEVPPDPPGCYVESSQPLIPQLETK; this is encoded by the coding sequence ATGCCGGCGGCAGCGCTGCTCTGCTTTGCTCTCCGCCGCCTGGTTCCTTTCCTTGCGGCCGTGCTCGCGCTGGTGCAGCACGCTGGCTTGCTGCCGGCGGCCGAGGCGCAGGCCAACCTGACTGCCGGAGCCACCTTGACGCCGCCGGGCTACATCACCAGCCCGTCCGGCGACTTCCGCTTCGGCTTCCGCGCCCTCGATCCCGACCCCACCAAGTTCCTCCTCGCCACGTGGTTCCGCttcggcgacggcagcggcgactCCCCGCCCCAGCCGCAGTCCGTGGTGTGGTTCGCGAAACAGTCGAGTACCGGCTCCACGCCCGTTGCCACTCCGCAGTCCGTCCTCAGCATCACGGCCGACGGCCTGGTGCTCAGCGATGGAGGCACTCAGGTGCTGTGGAGGGTCCCGACGCCTAACATGTTTCCTGGGTCCGTCCTCACACTCCTCGACTCCGGCAACCTACTGTTCCTCGACGACTCCGGCAAAGTGTTGTGGGAGAGCTTCTCGTACCCAACGGACACGCTCCTGCCGAGTCAGTCCTTGGCTCCCAGCACCCCGACCGATGGGAAGCTCTTCTCCAAGCGCGCGGACGCGGAGTTCACCACCGGCCGCTTCAGCCTGGCAGTCCAGAACGACGGCAACATCGTCCTCTACCTGGACCTCCTCACCGGCAACAACGCCGACCACGCCTACTGGGCCTTGCAGTCCAACAGCCCCAACGTCAGCAACACGACGGTTACCTTCGACGACCAGGGCCGCCTCAACTACACACTCCACGACGGCACCGTCCACAGCTTGATTTCGCCGGTGGTGAGATCcaccgtcggcgacggcgagcactTCCAGTTCGCTAGGATGGACCCCGACGGCATAGTACGTGCCTACGCCCGCCCGAagaacggcggcggcaacaCGTCTTGGATTGTATCGGGCGCGTTCCCAAGCGACGGCTGCGGCAAGAGGACATCCAAGCTGCAGGGCATGTGCGGCCCGGGATCTTACTGCGTGGAGACAACGGACAGGCTCAACTGCGTCTGCCCGAACAAGTACAGTTACACCGACGCGCAGCACAAGGACAACGGATGCACGCCGGAGTTCGAGCCGCAGAGCTGCGAGGGCGGGGAGAACAGAGGCAGCTCCGAGGAGTTCACTCTCGTGGAGCTCCTGAACACCACCTGGGAGACCTCGATATACTACAACAAGTTCCCATCGGTCACGGAGGAGCAGTGCCGAGACTATTGCCTCAGCGACTGCTTCTGCACCGCCGCACTGTTTATCGACGGATCCGACTGCGCGGAGGTCGCCGCGCTCACGAACGGACGGCAGAAAAAAAGTGTCACGACAAAGGCGCTGATCAAGGTGCGGACAAGGGACCCTGCGGCAAAAAGGAGGAAATCCGCAATGACCTACAAGGTCATCACCGTCTGCCTGGCTTTTCTCTTGGTGATCACCATCAGCGGCCTCCTGGCATGGCGTTATTACCCCGCCAGGAACAGGAACAGAGCAAGGCAGCAGCTATTGAGCTCGAGCGTAAGAGCGTTCAGCTGGAAGGAGCTTTACCAGGCTACCAATGGCTTCGAGAAATTGCTGGGCAAAGGGAGCTTCGGCAAGGTGTACCTGGGAACGATGAGATCCCCACAGCCGCATCTCGTTGCCGTGAAGAAACTCATCGACTCGAACGAGTATAGCGAGCAAGAGTTCACCAACGAGGTGCAGTCCATCGGTCAGATCCACCACCGGAACCTCGTCCGCATGATCGGCTACTGCAATGAAGGTAACCACCGGGTACTGGTGTTCGAGTTCATGCCAGGTGGGTCCCTCCGCAGCTTCCTTTTCAACCCAGAAAAGCAGCCACCGTGGCGCTGGCGCGCCGAGGCCGCGCTCGCCATCGCGCGGGGGCTTGAGTACCTCCACGACGGCTGCAGCGGCCCGATCATCCACTGCGACATCAAGCCAGATAACATCCTATTGGACGGCCACGGAATCCCGAGGATCACCGACTTTGGCATCTCCAAGCTGCTCGGGAGCCAGCAGGTGCACGCCACCGTGACCCACGTCAGGGGCACAAGAGGGTACATCGCCCCCGAGTGGCTCCGCGGCGACGCGCGAGTGGACACAAAAGCGGACGTCTACAGCTTCGGTGTCGTGCTGTTGGAGATGATCTGCTGCCGGAGGTGCCAGGAGCAGGTGGTGCCCGACTCCGACCTGCCAGAGGGAGCGGACGCCGACGAGACGGTCACGCTGTTCGGATGGGCGGCGCAGCTGGTACAAACCCGGAGGACGGAGCTGATGCTGCGCAGCAGGCATGACGACGCAGACGCCGTGGATGACATGGAGAGGGTGGAGCGGTTCGCGCGCGTGGCGTTGTGGTGCATCGAGCCGAACCCGGCGCTGCGGCCGACCATGCGTCAAGTGGTACAAGTGCTGGAGACTAGTCAGGTTCGAGTCGAGGTGCCGCCTGATCCTCCCGGCTGTTACGTGGAATCATCGCAGCCTTTAATTCCACAGCTCGAAACTAAATGA